In one Leptospiraceae bacterium genomic region, the following are encoded:
- a CDS encoding alpha-amylase — MKYITFKQSYIYELNTRIFCLENRCTLAEFPESFFESPEIRAADYIWLMGIWEPSPASVNIASKHEGLRKDFKTILPDLKENEIIGSPYAIYRYRPNPLCAKSFEEIQIFRDRLQAMGKKLILDFVPNHMAVDTPLLDTHPGLFLQKNGPACRNSFERNGKVFYHGKDPYFDGWTDTVQWDFSNPETLAFHKKILGEIASVCDGVRCDMAMLPLIDIFEKTHGKKAKPYWTDLIQSVKLGHPKFIFIAEVYWNLEYHLQTLGFDYTYDKTLYDRLKEKNLREILGHLNADPGFQEKSLRFIENHDEQRAYATFAQDSVSDFSLLCFLPGMILYHDGQDLGVEYKVPVQLSRIPDEEVKSEILAYYIRAFRAIASRKEKKLKIHHNHLHPYGEYDLSDVVSYTLVEDTNDPHLEILIYNFYPHEIKGRLEIDDEILEKLDRNGIHDIRFIDVSSEAHYIRSIDDLMRYGLYIHLMPGQVHWFVKE, encoded by the coding sequence ATGAAATATATTACGTTTAAGCAAAGCTATATCTACGAATTAAATACAAGAATTTTTTGTCTCGAAAACCGCTGTACTTTAGCGGAATTTCCAGAAAGCTTTTTTGAAAGCCCGGAAATCCGTGCAGCTGATTATATCTGGCTCATGGGGATCTGGGAACCTTCTCCTGCCTCTGTGAATATAGCCAGTAAGCATGAGGGTCTGAGGAAAGATTTTAAAACCATTCTTCCGGATCTAAAAGAAAACGAGATCATTGGTTCTCCCTACGCAATATATCGCTATAGGCCGAACCCTCTCTGTGCAAAATCTTTCGAAGAAATTCAAATATTTCGGGACAGGCTACAGGCTATGGGAAAAAAGCTCATTCTGGATTTTGTTCCCAATCACATGGCGGTGGATACTCCTCTTCTGGATACTCATCCGGGTTTATTTCTACAAAAAAATGGCCCGGCCTGCCGGAACTCCTTTGAAAGAAATGGAAAAGTCTTTTATCACGGAAAAGACCCCTATTTTGATGGCTGGACAGATACAGTTCAATGGGATTTTTCTAATCCGGAGACCCTCGCTTTCCATAAGAAAATTTTAGGAGAAATCGCCAGCGTTTGTGATGGGGTGCGTTGCGACATGGCCATGCTCCCCCTTATAGATATTTTTGAGAAAACTCACGGAAAAAAGGCGAAACCTTATTGGACTGATTTAATCCAATCCGTTAAACTGGGGCATCCGAAATTTATTTTCATCGCCGAAGTATACTGGAATCTCGAATACCATTTACAGACCCTCGGCTTTGATTATACCTACGATAAAACTCTCTATGACCGCTTAAAAGAAAAAAATCTGAGAGAAATTCTCGGTCACTTAAATGCAGATCCGGGTTTTCAGGAAAAGTCTTTAAGGTTTATAGAAAACCACGATGAACAAAGAGCCTATGCGACTTTCGCTCAGGACTCGGTTTCGGACTTCTCCCTTCTTTGTTTCTTACCCGGTATGATTCTGTATCACGATGGTCAGGATCTGGGTGTAGAGTATAAAGTTCCGGTGCAACTTTCCAGAATTCCGGATGAAGAAGTGAAATCTGAGATTCTGGCTTATTATATCCGTGCTTTCCGGGCTATTGCCAGCCGGAAGGAGAAAAAACTTAAAATACATCATAACCACCTGCATCCCTATGGAGAGTATGATCTTTCCGATGTAGTTTCCTATACCCTGGTAGAAGATACAAACGATCCTCATCTTGAGATTTTAATCTATAATTTTTATCCCCACGAAATCAAGGGAAGACTGGAAATTGATGATGAAATTTTAGAGAAACTGGATAGAAACGGAATCCATGATATTCGCTTTATTGATGTTTCTTCAGAAGCCCATTATATCCGTAGTATCGATGATCTCATGCGCTACGGACTGTATATCCACCTAATGCCGGGACAGGTACACTGGTTTGTAAAAGAATAA
- a CDS encoding nicotinamide mononucleotide transporter — translation MTTIEIIATFFGLACVLLTIKENIWCWPAGLVQVSLYIFVFYNAKLYSDMLLHIVYIFMQFYGWYFWLYGGKSRNDAEITSLGKVFYTWLILIVVGTFFLGYGMQRYTDASLPYPDAFTTVASLAAQWLLGKKKLESWILWISVDIIAIGVYAKKELYYTTILYSLFFILAILGFLRWKQEYREADNTL, via the coding sequence ATGACAACAATAGAAATTATCGCTACCTTTTTTGGCTTAGCTTGTGTTCTTTTAACTATAAAAGAAAATATCTGGTGCTGGCCGGCTGGCCTTGTGCAGGTGAGTCTGTATATATTTGTATTTTATAATGCTAAATTATACTCGGATATGCTCTTACATATCGTTTATATTTTCATGCAATTTTATGGCTGGTATTTCTGGCTTTACGGAGGAAAAAGTAGGAACGATGCAGAAATTACGAGTCTCGGAAAGGTTTTTTATACCTGGTTAATCCTGATAGTAGTAGGTACATTTTTTCTTGGCTATGGAATGCAGCGTTATACAGATGCCTCCCTTCCCTATCCGGATGCTTTTACAACAGTTGCAAGTCTGGCTGCTCAGTGGCTTCTGGGAAAAAAGAAGTTGGAATCCTGGATTTTATGGATAAGTGTGGATATTATCGCCATAGGGGTCTATGCGAAAAAAGAATTATATTATACAACTATATTATATTCTCTATTCTTTATATTAGCAATCCTAGGTTTTCTAAGATGGAAACAGGAATATAGAGAAGCAGATAATACTTTATAA
- a CDS encoding RNA-binding transcriptional accessory protein: MDSFIIQEISEELRLKPGQVEAVLELLEDSNTIPFIARYRKEKTGSLDEVQITQIRDLHEKLKELLKRKTSILDSLQKRELLNPNLQEEIKKAKTLAELEDIYLPYKPKRKTRASIAIEKGLQPIALSIYSQTNSFNPKKEAEKLLQEKPELESVDKILSGARDIIAEMISEDKKTRTLLRKVYADNAIIESSKKTKIEKEGAEKYEDYFELKTPLKDCPAHRILAIFRGEKEAFLKVSVEPSKEICLSSLKSLHIKGRNPSSEEVLLSIEDSYKRLLQPSLETELRNSLKEKADIDSIQIFAENLRQLLYAAPLGNKAILALDPGFRTGCKLVCLDPQGKLLYHTAIYPHKPQERTEEAKNIILELVDKYAIEVIAVGNGTAGRETESFASSLPFFKKLPVVMVNESGASIYSASEVAREEFPNEDVTVRGAVSIGRRLMDPLAELVKINPRSIGVGQYQHDVDQSLLKKKLEEVVESCVNRVGVDLNTCSKELLAYVSGLGTSLAKKIIAYRNDKGKFQSRQDLKKISGLGAKAFEQAAGFLRIRAAKNPLDDSAVHPESYGIVENIANKMQTSIQELIGNERLLKSVKPQDFVTETIGLPSLKDILSELSRPGRDPRDSFEFFEFARGVETIEDLKPGMNLPGIVTNLTAFGAFVDIGVHQDGLIHISQISNTFIKNPAEVLHLQQKLRVKVLDVDVKRKRISLSLKEA; the protein is encoded by the coding sequence ATGGATTCATTTATTATACAGGAAATTTCCGAAGAACTGAGGCTGAAGCCGGGGCAAGTAGAAGCCGTATTGGAACTATTAGAAGATTCAAATACAATTCCCTTTATTGCTCGCTATCGTAAAGAAAAAACCGGTTCTTTGGATGAAGTGCAGATAACGCAAATACGTGACCTGCACGAGAAACTAAAAGAACTCCTGAAACGAAAAACATCTATTTTAGATTCTTTGCAAAAACGAGAACTCTTAAACCCAAACTTACAAGAAGAAATTAAAAAGGCAAAAACACTTGCGGAATTGGAAGACATTTATCTTCCCTATAAACCAAAACGAAAGACCAGGGCTTCAATTGCTATTGAGAAAGGTTTGCAGCCCATTGCCCTCAGTATTTATTCCCAGACGAACTCTTTTAACCCTAAAAAGGAAGCCGAAAAACTTCTACAAGAAAAACCGGAACTTGAGTCTGTCGATAAGATATTATCCGGTGCCAGGGACATTATCGCTGAGATGATAAGCGAAGACAAGAAGACAAGAACTCTTCTTCGAAAAGTATATGCAGATAATGCAATAATCGAGTCTTCTAAAAAAACAAAAATTGAGAAAGAGGGTGCTGAAAAATACGAAGACTATTTTGAATTAAAAACACCCTTAAAAGACTGCCCGGCTCATAGAATACTTGCTATTTTCAGGGGAGAAAAAGAAGCTTTTCTAAAAGTTTCAGTAGAACCTTCGAAAGAAATTTGTTTATCAAGCTTAAAAAGTTTACACATAAAAGGACGAAACCCTTCCTCTGAAGAAGTGCTCCTTTCTATAGAAGATAGTTATAAAAGACTCTTGCAACCTTCTCTTGAAACCGAGTTAAGAAATAGTTTGAAAGAAAAAGCAGATATTGATTCTATCCAGATTTTTGCTGAAAATCTTCGTCAACTTCTCTATGCTGCTCCTCTGGGTAATAAGGCAATTCTGGCTTTAGATCCGGGCTTTCGTACCGGTTGTAAATTGGTCTGTCTTGACCCTCAGGGCAAACTTCTATATCATACAGCCATATATCCCCATAAACCCCAGGAAAGAACAGAGGAAGCTAAAAATATAATATTAGAATTAGTAGATAAATATGCAATCGAAGTAATTGCAGTCGGGAATGGAACCGCCGGTAGAGAGACTGAGTCTTTCGCTTCTTCCTTACCTTTTTTCAAAAAGCTACCTGTAGTGATGGTCAATGAAAGTGGAGCTTCAATATATTCAGCTTCCGAGGTAGCCAGGGAAGAATTTCCAAATGAAGATGTAACTGTAAGAGGAGCGGTATCTATAGGAAGAAGACTAATGGATCCACTGGCTGAGCTGGTAAAGATAAATCCGCGTTCTATCGGAGTCGGACAGTATCAACATGATGTAGATCAATCCTTACTCAAGAAAAAGTTGGAAGAAGTTGTAGAATCCTGCGTAAACCGGGTGGGTGTTGATTTGAACACCTGTAGCAAAGAGTTACTTGCCTATGTATCGGGTCTCGGCACTTCACTGGCTAAAAAGATAATTGCGTATAGAAACGATAAGGGAAAGTTTCAGTCGAGACAGGATTTGAAAAAAATATCCGGTCTTGGTGCCAAAGCTTTTGAACAGGCAGCCGGCTTCTTACGGATTCGGGCTGCTAAAAATCCTCTCGATGATAGTGCTGTTCATCCGGAGAGTTATGGCATTGTGGAAAACATAGCAAATAAAATGCAGACAAGTATACAGGAACTCATTGGCAATGAAAGACTTTTAAAAAGTGTTAAGCCACAGGACTTTGTTACAGAGACGATAGGGCTACCGAGTTTAAAAGATATTCTTTCCGAACTATCCAGGCCGGGCAGAGATCCCAGAGATAGCTTTGAATTTTTCGAGTTTGCCAGGGGAGTAGAAACGATAGAGGACTTAAAACCCGGCATGAATTTACCGGGCATCGTTACAAACCTGACAGCCTTTGGTGCTTTTGTCGATATAGGAGTGCATCAGGATGGACTCATTCATATCAGCCAGATTTCTAATACTTTTATTAAAAATCCAGCCGAGGTTTTACACCTGCAACAAAAGCTGAGGGTTAAAGTTTTAGATGTAGATGTTAAGCGAAAGAGAATTTCTCTCAGTCTGAAAGAAGCTTAA
- a CDS encoding SpoIIE family protein phosphatase — MKIFSLLLYFLFANYLLAYDVFVDKALDEYNLSQNLEIFIDKTRKTGIEDIQSGKYDKEFKKNNQKNPNYGIQYDRFWIRLQIENLGNKSIDRFIEYSYPLIDVLDFYVFEEGKNIQTFNTGDMRNFSSRGIETSNFVFPLHIEPNHKQTLYFMVESKGSIQIPISIWKKDAFIEADEDRQIFLGAYYGTLAIMFLYNLFLFFIVRDFSYFFYIIYILGYFFFQSNYNGMVLKYILPEYPELTNILMPFSIGMTLFFASLFSMSFLQTKNYTPFMHKVLYVVLLLNFFVMFLSPFVDYKPIVTIATASAFPFILSVLTAAFIVLKKGFLPARYFIFAWTSYLLGMAILSGKQFGIFPVNNFTTYSIQFGSAIEVTLLSLGLGYRINTFIQQRNEARLEQLKLERKSQVIESELLNARKIQELLISKNTPNNQYFSTALYYQPAHSVGGDICGFQELEEGKLGAFIADVSGHGIPAALLSLLIKQQFDYFSIKGKTPKDILEQLNIELFERLAGHFVTFFYCQIQNSLVQYVNAGHNPPILYKRSSEEYHFLRAKGKPLGIFHNNSLEAGEILYTSGDRLVLYTDGVTEAGEEKDQFGEERLVEVIKNTINYTAIDALDLLKREIILHAGNNSFDDMAIMIIDMH; from the coding sequence ATGAAAATTTTTAGTTTATTGTTATATTTTCTTTTTGCAAATTATCTATTGGCTTATGATGTATTTGTTGATAAAGCTTTAGATGAATATAATCTCAGTCAAAATCTGGAAATATTTATTGATAAAACCAGAAAAACAGGGATTGAAGATATCCAAAGTGGAAAATATGATAAAGAGTTTAAAAAGAACAATCAGAAGAATCCAAATTATGGAATTCAATACGATAGATTCTGGATACGACTCCAAATCGAAAATTTGGGTAATAAATCAATCGATCGATTTATTGAATACTCTTACCCTTTAATTGATGTTCTTGATTTCTACGTTTTTGAAGAAGGGAAAAACATACAAACTTTTAACACAGGGGATATGCGAAATTTTTCCAGCAGGGGAATTGAGACCAGTAACTTCGTATTCCCTCTACACATCGAACCCAATCACAAACAGACTCTTTACTTTATGGTGGAAAGTAAAGGGTCTATACAAATTCCTATAAGCATTTGGAAGAAAGATGCATTTATTGAAGCCGATGAAGATAGACAAATTTTTCTGGGTGCTTATTACGGAACTCTTGCTATAATGTTTTTATACAACTTATTTTTATTTTTTATAGTTAGAGATTTTAGCTATTTCTTTTATATCATTTATATATTAGGATATTTTTTCTTTCAGAGTAATTATAACGGTATGGTTTTGAAATACATTTTACCGGAGTACCCGGAACTCACCAATATCTTAATGCCCTTTAGTATTGGAATGACTTTATTTTTCGCATCTTTATTTTCCATGTCGTTTTTACAAACGAAAAACTATACTCCGTTTATGCATAAAGTCTTATACGTTGTGTTACTTCTTAACTTTTTTGTAATGTTCTTATCCCCTTTTGTTGATTACAAACCTATTGTTACAATAGCAACAGCCTCCGCTTTTCCTTTTATTTTATCTGTTTTGACAGCGGCTTTTATTGTTTTAAAGAAAGGCTTTTTGCCTGCGAGATATTTTATCTTTGCCTGGACTTCTTATCTTCTGGGAATGGCTATTTTATCAGGAAAACAATTTGGAATTTTTCCTGTAAATAACTTTACAACTTATTCTATACAATTTGGCTCAGCTATAGAGGTTACTCTTTTATCCCTGGGTCTGGGATACAGGATCAATACATTTATACAACAGAGAAATGAAGCCAGGTTAGAACAATTAAAATTGGAAAGAAAGAGTCAAGTAATAGAATCCGAATTATTAAATGCAAGGAAAATTCAGGAGCTATTAATTTCAAAAAATACTCCGAATAATCAGTATTTTTCTACTGCCTTATATTATCAACCGGCACATTCTGTAGGTGGCGATATCTGTGGTTTTCAGGAATTAGAAGAAGGAAAATTGGGTGCCTTTATTGCTGATGTATCGGGACACGGTATACCGGCAGCCCTTCTTTCCCTACTCATTAAACAACAATTTGACTATTTTTCTATTAAGGGTAAAACACCAAAAGATATATTAGAACAGTTGAATATAGAATTATTTGAACGCCTGGCCGGTCATTTTGTAACTTTCTTCTACTGCCAGATCCAGAATTCTTTAGTTCAATATGTAAATGCAGGCCATAATCCCCCTATTTTATATAAGCGATCAAGCGAAGAATATCATTTTTTGAGAGCAAAAGGTAAGCCTCTGGGAATTTTTCACAATAACTCTTTAGAAGCCGGGGAAATATTATATACATCGGGAGATAGGCTGGTATTGTATACAGACGGTGTAACAGAAGCCGGAGAAGAAAAAGATCAATTCGGTGAAGAAAGACTTGTAGAAGTGATAAAGAATACAATTAATTATACGGCGATAGACGCTCTGGATCTTTTAAAAAGGGAAATCATCTTACACGCCGGAAATAACTCCTTCGATGATATGGCTATAATGATTATAGATATGCACTAA
- a CDS encoding SpoIIE family protein phosphatase yields MWLSFVMAASPVFQVLLFTDDETFLRTCKKTLQDMIPPIKIKHCHYGTFPKLKKEPIILIYDESTAAKGIEELVQLKNKFPDIGILVYFRENTDFLISLINQPVTFRCISFPVKSSTLQTELKKLLLSYERKKKKKSRILEEENKELGLAREIQKSLLPNTSPNWKDLDIEFYSEPARNVGGDLFTYYGNRNDRALISKHIIAVGDVSGKGISAALLMATCLSRIDMAMRLQIKLTEKMQYLDSILTPYMKPQKQNCALCLMEFSGINTGQAIVRIVNAACIPPFLIKKDGSLTWIRAKGFALGQGIGTQFGYKEHKLSLEDGDTFVLVSDGVIEANNEASELLGFERFETILKSVSTNKSKKILEYIHKSIRQFSGKAEVHDDLTIAVIRYNKILGRKHDRK; encoded by the coding sequence ATGTGGCTATCTTTCGTTATGGCTGCAAGCCCTGTTTTTCAAGTTTTGCTTTTTACAGATGATGAGACTTTCCTAAGAACCTGTAAAAAGACCTTGCAGGACATGATTCCCCCTATAAAAATAAAACATTGCCATTACGGAACCTTCCCTAAACTTAAAAAAGAACCTATTATCCTGATTTATGATGAGAGCACAGCAGCGAAAGGAATAGAAGAACTGGTTCAGCTTAAAAATAAATTTCCGGATATAGGAATCCTGGTATATTTCCGGGAAAATACGGATTTTTTAATTTCTTTAATTAACCAGCCGGTAACATTTCGCTGCATTTCATTTCCTGTTAAATCCTCTACCTTACAGACTGAATTGAAGAAATTGCTTTTAAGTTATGAACGGAAAAAAAAGAAAAAGAGCAGGATACTCGAAGAAGAAAATAAAGAACTCGGCCTGGCTCGTGAAATCCAAAAAAGTTTACTTCCAAATACTTCTCCGAACTGGAAAGATCTGGATATCGAGTTTTATAGCGAACCAGCAAGGAATGTGGGAGGAGATCTGTTTACTTATTACGGAAACAGAAACGATAGGGCACTCATCAGTAAACATATTATTGCAGTTGGAGATGTTTCCGGAAAAGGAATTTCAGCCGCTCTTCTAATGGCAACCTGTCTTTCAAGAATAGATATGGCCATGCGTTTACAAATAAAATTGACAGAGAAAATGCAATATTTAGATTCGATTTTAACACCCTATATGAAACCTCAAAAACAAAATTGCGCTCTCTGCTTGATGGAATTTTCCGGAATCAATACCGGTCAGGCCATTGTACGGATTGTGAATGCAGCTTGCATCCCCCCCTTCTTAATAAAAAAAGATGGTAGTCTGACCTGGATAAGAGCGAAAGGCTTTGCTCTCGGGCAGGGCATTGGGACTCAATTTGGATATAAAGAGCATAAACTCTCCTTAGAAGATGGTGATACATTTGTCCTGGTGAGTGACGGTGTCATTGAAGCAAATAATGAAGCTTCTGAATTGCTCGGCTTTGAAAGGTTTGAAACGATTTTGAAGTCGGTGAGTACGAACAAGTCAAAAAAAATATTAGAATACATTCATAAGTCAATTCGTCAATTTTCCGGTAAAGCTGAAGTTCATGATGATTTGACTATAGCCGTAATACGTTATAATAAAATTTTGGGAAGAAAACATGATAGAAAATGA
- a CDS encoding SpoIIE family protein phosphatase, with protein sequence MRLPFFVKIGFAISLLALFLAGISSWYFYGLTRETLILQKQEKVSEVCRLGSFLFHKKELEHILTLKQKIQSLSVNQMSDSANRLKPGSRIRILRENVAKGLMNSPAYKSLRDTLLEIQEASRYKSKEMDIKKMPFSNVSILIETPMSKDRRVFQIIAEAREVDPDKMESKHSLGEFWSVNSLEILDTYEYNMHTISHIRKDNKKSIFISSFCPLQDGEKQVAILSIDLDSSIIESELDRILFFSIKFVIAAFILSLALSYFIAYKISQPIKILSDKAEKLKEHNFDLHFYMKSRDEFQILADAFNSMLDDIRSYAHKIQSKNDSLKEQNNILAEIATSNSIESGNIELAANIISESVSKVLNVHTVSIWLLEYSEKFYCIDFYDVHKKAHSGMESLKRSEYPRYFAYLEKGAIVANDALLHPAMLEFRNDPEKIAKTIASLDTPIRMGKNLYGFISVSRTEVNKSWTQDEINFLSSLSEIFTKAIYSRETHKAREELKQINENLEYQVKERTRELNNSIEQMKRDLSIAKKIQDKILPHKNTRLSHLDYYYEFNPLDEVGGDIFDIYSISDSLTRLMLCDVIGHGIQASLITIAIKSEYEEIKRYDEKPSFVLKELNERFLNKYEALQTYFPCIVIDIDTQKNEIQYASAGHPEQLLLYSNLKQEWLNRTGPILGFLKEPNITDISFPFHSGDRIYLFSDGLSESLNAENEMFGEDNILETVIALHRKSIQEVVIELMHREREFRKQKFRKDDITILGIERK encoded by the coding sequence ATGCGTCTGCCCTTTTTCGTTAAAATAGGATTTGCCATTTCCTTACTGGCACTTTTCCTCGCCGGAATCAGTAGCTGGTATTTTTATGGTCTGACACGGGAAACCCTTATCCTGCAAAAACAAGAAAAGGTATCAGAAGTCTGTCGTCTCGGTTCTTTCCTATTTCACAAAAAAGAACTGGAACATATCCTTACACTGAAACAAAAAATCCAATCCCTTTCAGTCAATCAAATGTCAGATAGTGCAAATAGGTTAAAACCGGGAAGTCGTATCCGCATATTGAGAGAGAATGTAGCTAAAGGGCTTATGAACTCTCCGGCCTATAAAAGTCTTAGAGACACCCTTTTAGAAATCCAGGAAGCCTCCAGGTATAAAAGCAAGGAAATGGATATAAAAAAAATGCCCTTTTCTAATGTCTCTATTTTAATTGAAACACCAATGTCTAAGGACAGGCGTGTTTTTCAAATTATAGCTGAGGCCAGGGAAGTAGATCCCGACAAAATGGAAAGTAAGCACTCTCTTGGAGAATTTTGGTCTGTGAATTCTCTTGAAATTTTAGATACCTACGAATATAACATGCATACCATAAGCCATATTAGGAAGGATAATAAGAAAAGTATTTTTATCAGTTCTTTTTGTCCTCTACAGGATGGTGAAAAACAAGTGGCCATACTCAGTATTGATTTGGATTCATCTATTATTGAATCTGAGTTGGATAGAATTCTTTTCTTTAGTATAAAATTTGTAATTGCTGCATTTATTCTGTCTCTCGCCCTTTCTTACTTTATTGCCTACAAGATAAGTCAGCCTATAAAAATCCTGAGTGATAAAGCGGAGAAATTAAAAGAGCACAATTTTGATCTTCACTTTTATATGAAGTCAAGAGATGAATTTCAAATTTTGGCTGATGCTTTTAATTCCATGCTGGATGATATACGTTCATACGCCCATAAGATCCAATCAAAAAATGATTCCCTTAAAGAACAAAATAATATTCTCGCTGAAATCGCAACCAGTAATTCTATAGAATCGGGTAATATAGAATTAGCCGCCAATATTATCTCTGAATCCGTAAGTAAGGTTTTAAATGTTCATACTGTATCTATCTGGTTACTGGAATACTCAGAAAAGTTTTATTGTATCGACTTTTATGATGTGCATAAAAAAGCACATAGTGGAATGGAAAGTTTAAAACGCTCAGAGTATCCCCGCTACTTCGCTTATCTGGAGAAAGGAGCTATTGTAGCAAATGATGCTCTTTTACATCCGGCCATGCTGGAATTTCGAAATGACCCTGAAAAAATAGCCAAAACCATTGCCAGCCTGGATACACCGATACGTATGGGAAAGAATTTATACGGGTTTATATCTGTTTCCAGAACAGAAGTAAACAAAAGTTGGACACAGGATGAAATCAATTTTTTAAGTTCCTTATCGGAAATTTTCACCAAGGCTATCTATAGTCGCGAAACACATAAGGCAAGAGAAGAACTCAAACAAATCAATGAAAACCTTGAATACCAGGTAAAAGAAAGAACGAGAGAATTAAATAATTCTATAGAACAAATGAAAAGAGATCTATCAATAGCAAAAAAAATTCAGGATAAAATATTACCTCATAAAAACACCAGGCTGTCTCATCTTGATTACTATTATGAATTTAATCCTCTCGATGAAGTCGGCGGAGATATATTTGATATTTATTCCATTTCAGATTCTCTTACCAGACTCATGCTTTGTGATGTTATCGGTCATGGAATTCAGGCTTCCCTCATCACCATTGCCATAAAAAGTGAATACGAAGAGATTAAGCGATACGATGAAAAACCTTCTTTCGTTTTGAAGGAATTGAATGAACGATTTCTAAATAAATACGAAGCCTTGCAAACCTACTTTCCCTGCATTGTTATAGATATAGATACTCAGAAAAATGAAATACAATACGCCTCTGCCGGGCACCCGGAACAACTTTTACTCTATTCGAATCTAAAACAGGAGTGGCTCAATAGGACAGGCCCGATTTTGGGTTTTTTAAAAGAACCAAATATAACAGATATCTCCTTTCCTTTTCATTCCGGAGATCGAATTTATTTATTTTCAGATGGTCTATCCGAAAGCCTTAATGCAGAAAATGAAATGTTTGGAGAAGATAATATTCTGGAAACCGTAATTGCCTTACACCGAAAATCTATACAGGAAGTAGTGATAGAACTTATGCACAGAGAACGAGAGTTCCGAAAACAGAAATTTCGAAAAGATGATATAACTATATTAGGAATTGAAAGAAAATAA